One region of Anaeromyxobacter paludicola genomic DNA includes:
- the rplI gene encoding 50S ribosomal protein L9 codes for MKLILREDVDNLGKGGELVEVKPGYGRNYLLPRGLAVLANPKNVRELEHQKAVAEAKAAKLKASAQAVAKRINETPVTLQRKVGEQDKLYGSVTALDVVEALAARGLQLDRRLIDLKDPIKTLGDFEVPVKLHREVDAKVKVKVEAEAS; via the coding sequence ATGAAGCTCATCCTTCGCGAAGACGTGGACAACCTCGGCAAGGGCGGAGAGCTCGTCGAGGTGAAGCCCGGCTACGGCCGCAACTACCTGCTCCCCCGCGGGCTGGCGGTCCTCGCCAACCCGAAGAACGTCCGGGAGCTCGAGCACCAGAAGGCCGTGGCCGAGGCCAAGGCCGCCAAGCTCAAGGCCTCCGCCCAGGCGGTCGCCAAGCGCATCAACGAGACGCCGGTCACCCTGCAGCGCAAGGTCGGCGAGCAGGACAAGCTCTACGGGTCGGTCACCGCCCTCGACGTCGTCGAGGCGCTCGCCGCCCGCGGCCTGCAGCTCGACCGCCGCCTCATCGACCTCAAGGACCCCATCAAGACCCTGGGCGACTTCGAGGTGCCGGTGAAGCTCCACCGCGAGGTGGACGCCAAGGTGAAGGTCAAGGTCGAGGCCGAGGCCTCCTAG
- the rpsR gene encoding 30S ribosomal protein S18 encodes MARPDMGGGKFGGGGFGGKPGGFGGGGGGGFGRGGDRDERGGRDAGGMEEGGRGRGFGRRKVCRFCADKTLKVDYKDQGQMKYFLTERGKIIPRRISGNCAKHQREVATAIKRARIVALLPYTVVTA; translated from the coding sequence ATGGCGCGTCCTGACATGGGTGGCGGCAAGTTCGGTGGTGGCGGCTTCGGCGGCAAGCCGGGCGGCTTCGGCGGCGGTGGCGGCGGCGGCTTCGGCCGCGGCGGCGACCGCGACGAGCGCGGCGGCCGTGACGCCGGCGGCATGGAGGAGGGCGGTCGCGGCCGCGGCTTCGGCCGCCGCAAGGTCTGCCGGTTCTGCGCCGACAAGACCCTCAAGGTCGACTACAAGGACCAGGGTCAGATGAAGTACTTCCTGACCGAGCGCGGCAAGATCATCCCCCGCCGCATCAGCGGCAACTGCGCCAAGCACCAGCGCGAGGTGGCGACCGCCATCAAGCGCGCCCGCATCGTGGCGCTGCTGCCCTACACCGTCGTCACCGCCTAG
- the rpsF gene encoding 30S ribosomal protein S6, translating into MAETQKKLVREYETIYLLKAETADEQVDEIKERLRAVVSREGGKVIRFTNQGKRKTAFPVGKNPKALYMHALYVGKPGLVAEFERNLKMIDSVTKFQSVKVADDVDFEARQVEADVKVTPVEDEPRPREERGEFGERGEDGFEAGPEFERGEE; encoded by the coding sequence ATGGCGGAAACGCAGAAGAAGCTCGTGCGCGAGTACGAGACCATCTACCTGCTCAAGGCCGAGACGGCCGACGAGCAGGTGGACGAGATCAAGGAGCGGCTCCGCGCGGTGGTCTCGCGCGAGGGCGGCAAGGTCATCCGGTTCACCAACCAGGGCAAGCGCAAGACCGCCTTCCCGGTCGGCAAGAACCCGAAGGCGCTCTACATGCACGCGCTCTACGTCGGCAAGCCCGGCCTGGTCGCGGAGTTCGAGCGCAACCTCAAGATGATCGACAGCGTCACCAAGTTCCAGTCGGTGAAGGTCGCCGACGACGTCGACTTCGAGGCCCGGCAGGTCGAGGCCGACGTGAAGGTCACGCCGGTCGAGGACGAGCCGCGTCCCCGCGAGGAGCGCGGCGAGTTCGGCGAGCGCGGCGAGGACGGCTTCGAGGCCGGTCCCGAGTTCGAGCGAGGGGAGGAGTAA
- the pth gene encoding aminoacyl-tRNA hydrolase: MKLVVGLGNPGPEYARTRHNVGYLVADALARDLGASFAAGKFAADVAEGRIAGERVLVVKPRTFMNHSGEAVGPLLRFWKAELADLAVVHDDLELEPFRVQVKVGGGHAGHNGLKSLNAHLGSPEYARVRVGVGRPPPQMDPADWVLGRFGKGDEPRLAECVEWATAAARTIVEQGAVKAMNEFNRRVKSPG, encoded by the coding sequence TTGAAGCTGGTCGTCGGCCTTGGGAACCCCGGTCCCGAGTACGCGCGCACGCGCCACAACGTCGGCTACCTGGTGGCCGACGCGCTGGCGCGCGACCTCGGCGCCTCGTTCGCGGCGGGCAAGTTCGCCGCGGACGTGGCGGAGGGCCGGATCGCCGGAGAGAGGGTCCTCGTCGTGAAGCCGAGGACCTTCATGAACCACTCCGGCGAGGCCGTGGGCCCGCTGCTCCGCTTCTGGAAGGCGGAGCTCGCGGACCTGGCGGTGGTCCACGACGACCTGGAGCTCGAGCCGTTCCGGGTGCAGGTGAAGGTCGGAGGTGGCCACGCCGGCCACAACGGCCTGAAGAGCCTGAACGCCCACCTCGGCAGCCCCGAGTACGCCCGCGTCCGCGTGGGCGTGGGGCGGCCGCCGCCGCAGATGGACCCGGCCGACTGGGTCCTGGGGCGGTTCGGGAAGGGCGACGAGCCCCGGCTCGCCGAGTGCGTGGAGTGGGCCACCGCGGCCGCGCGCACCATCGTCGAGCAGGGCGCGGTGAAGGCGATGAACGAGTTCAACCGGCGGGTGAAGTCGCCGGGGTAG
- a CDS encoding 50S ribosomal protein L25/general stress protein Ctc, with amino-acid sequence MADTSVLSAQRREGKGKGPARRLRAQGLIPAVVYAPHGEPSNLAVDPAALQKAIATPKKFNTLLTLALDGGDKQVLFKDYQVDPVTRKLLHADFLEVQLDKPVKAHVPVAIVGRAEGVASGGILQVSAHEIEVLALPAAIPEKIEVDVTPLKIGASIHIADVKAPEGVKLKFATNYTVAVVAVPEKEEVAAPVAAVAGAEGAAPAAGAAPAAGAAPAAGAAPAKGGAAPAAAAPAKGAAKK; translated from the coding sequence ATGGCTGACACGAGCGTTCTTTCCGCGCAGCGCCGCGAGGGCAAGGGCAAGGGCCCGGCCCGCCGCCTGCGCGCCCAGGGTCTCATCCCCGCGGTCGTCTACGCGCCCCACGGCGAGCCTTCGAACCTGGCCGTCGATCCGGCCGCGCTGCAGAAGGCCATCGCGACCCCCAAGAAGTTCAACACGCTGCTGACGCTCGCCCTCGACGGCGGCGACAAGCAGGTGCTCTTCAAGGACTACCAGGTCGATCCGGTCACCCGGAAGCTCCTGCACGCCGACTTCCTCGAGGTGCAGCTCGACAAGCCGGTGAAGGCCCACGTGCCGGTCGCCATCGTCGGCCGCGCCGAGGGCGTCGCCTCCGGCGGCATCCTCCAGGTGAGCGCGCACGAGATCGAGGTCCTCGCCCTCCCGGCGGCGATCCCCGAGAAGATCGAGGTGGACGTCACCCCGCTCAAGATCGGCGCCTCGATCCACATCGCCGACGTGAAGGCGCCCGAGGGCGTCAAGCTCAAGTTCGCGACCAACTACACGGTCGCCGTGGTCGCCGTGCCCGAGAAGGAGGAGGTGGCCGCTCCGGTCGCCGCCGTCGCGGGCGCGGAGGGCGCGGCTCCTGCCGCTGGCGCGGCTCCGGCCGCTGGCGCGGCTCCGGCCGCCGGCGCGGCTCCGGCCAAGGGTGGCGCGGCTCCGGCCGCCGCCGCTCCGGCCAAGGGCGCCGCCAAGAAGTAG
- a CDS encoding ribose-phosphate pyrophosphokinase: MSSEHGLRPGYKIFSGNSNTALAQAVAAQLEGPLSKALVGRFSDGEIQVEIGENVRGLDAFIVQSTAPDANNRLMELLIMIDALKRASAGSITAVIPYYGYARQDRKVAPRTPITAKLVADLIEAAGATRVVSMDMHAGQIQGFFNIPFDHLYAAPVLLDHMRKRFDGQAQDVVVVSPDAGGVERARAYSKRLGSTLGIVDKRRTKPNVAEIMNVIGEVSGKTAVLLDDMIDTAGTLTQAANALMDKGAAKVYAYATHGVLSGPAVERIQKSPIEEVVITDTIALSPQAQACPKIKTLSVAKLFGEAIRRIHTGDSLSSLFV; this comes from the coding sequence ATGAGCAGCGAGCACGGGCTCCGGCCCGGGTACAAGATCTTTTCCGGAAACTCGAACACCGCCCTCGCGCAGGCCGTCGCCGCGCAGCTCGAGGGGCCGCTCTCGAAGGCGCTCGTCGGCCGCTTCTCCGACGGCGAGATCCAGGTCGAGATCGGCGAGAACGTCCGCGGGCTCGACGCCTTCATCGTCCAGTCCACCGCGCCGGACGCCAACAACCGGCTCATGGAGCTGCTCATCATGATCGACGCGCTCAAGCGCGCGTCGGCCGGCTCCATCACCGCGGTGATCCCCTACTACGGCTACGCCCGGCAGGACCGGAAGGTCGCCCCGCGCACGCCCATCACGGCCAAGCTCGTGGCCGACCTCATCGAGGCCGCCGGCGCCACCCGCGTGGTGTCGATGGACATGCACGCCGGGCAGATCCAGGGCTTCTTCAACATCCCCTTCGACCACCTGTACGCCGCGCCGGTGCTGCTCGACCACATGCGCAAGCGCTTCGACGGCCAGGCCCAGGACGTGGTGGTGGTCTCGCCCGACGCCGGCGGCGTGGAGCGCGCCCGCGCCTACTCGAAGCGGCTCGGCTCGACCCTCGGCATCGTGGACAAGCGCCGCACCAAGCCGAACGTCGCCGAGATCATGAACGTGATCGGCGAGGTGAGCGGCAAGACCGCGGTGCTGCTCGACGACATGATCGACACCGCCGGCACCCTCACGCAGGCCGCCAACGCCCTCATGGACAAGGGCGCGGCCAAGGTCTACGCGTACGCCACCCACGGCGTGCTCTCCGGCCCGGCGGTGGAGCGGATCCAGAAGAGCCCGATCGAGGAGGTGGTGATCACCGACACCATCGCGCTCTCGCCGCAGGCCCAGGCCTGCCCCAAGATCAAGACCCTCAGCGTCGCGAAGCTGTTCGGGGAGGCGATCCGCCGGATCCACACGGGGGACAGCCTTTCGAGCCTCTTCGTCTGA
- the spoVG gene encoding septation regulator SpoVG, giving the protein MEITDVRVFPVNEDKLKAYVTITLDRCFVVRDLKVIHGNTGLFVAMPAKRRKDGTFKDIAHPLNSETRDRMERIILAEYEREVKKGAPAADAGASSLAAGQGL; this is encoded by the coding sequence ATGGAAATCACGGACGTCCGCGTCTTCCCGGTCAACGAGGACAAGCTCAAGGCGTACGTGACCATCACGCTCGACCGCTGCTTCGTCGTGCGCGACCTCAAGGTGATCCACGGCAACACCGGGCTCTTCGTCGCCATGCCGGCGAAGCGGCGCAAGGACGGCACCTTCAAGGACATCGCCCACCCGCTCAACTCGGAGACGCGCGACCGGATGGAGCGCATCATCCTCGCGGAGTACGAGCGCGAGGTGAAGAAGGGCGCGCCGGCCGCCGACGCGGGCGCCTCCTCGCTCGCCGCCGGCCAGGGGCTCTGA
- the ispE gene encoding 4-(cytidine 5'-diphospho)-2-C-methyl-D-erythritol kinase, with protein MILVSRAPAKVNLVLRVGPRRADGYHDLATLMVPLDLADEVEVQVFPGRAGELTCECPGHPALEGPDNLAARAARALMLRLGRRDRCHIVVRKRIPVVAGLGGGSSDAAAALRCLARAYHLADRAALAEVALSVGSDVPFFLGRGPAWAAGRGERLEPARVAPLDLVLLYPRDPALAIRAGDAYRFLDEDREAGRAPAPRGLERGTGSPSGFDAAALHNDLQGPCFGRHTPLAALAARLEGAGARPAIMSGSGPTIFGLFAGRAEARRASRGLGERGAVEVFVVRTLQRLPGVSPWKSRTSASSRSTRTSSRRT; from the coding sequence ATGATCCTCGTCTCCCGCGCCCCGGCCAAGGTGAACCTCGTGCTGCGCGTCGGCCCCCGCCGCGCGGACGGATACCACGACCTCGCCACGCTGATGGTGCCGCTCGACCTCGCCGACGAGGTGGAGGTCCAGGTCTTCCCCGGGCGCGCGGGCGAGCTCACCTGCGAGTGCCCCGGCCACCCGGCGCTCGAGGGCCCGGACAACCTGGCCGCCCGCGCCGCCCGCGCGCTCATGCTCCGGCTCGGCCGGCGCGACCGCTGCCACATCGTGGTGCGCAAGCGGATCCCGGTGGTCGCCGGCCTGGGCGGCGGCAGCTCCGACGCCGCCGCGGCGCTGCGCTGCCTCGCCCGGGCGTACCACCTCGCGGACCGGGCCGCCCTCGCCGAGGTGGCGCTCTCGGTCGGCTCGGACGTGCCCTTCTTCCTCGGGCGCGGGCCCGCCTGGGCGGCGGGGCGCGGCGAGCGGCTCGAGCCGGCCCGGGTCGCGCCGCTCGACCTGGTGCTCCTCTACCCGCGCGATCCGGCGCTCGCGATCCGGGCCGGCGACGCCTACCGCTTCCTCGACGAGGACCGGGAGGCCGGCCGCGCCCCCGCGCCGCGCGGGCTCGAGCGTGGGACGGGATCCCCGTCGGGGTTCGACGCGGCCGCCCTGCACAACGACCTGCAGGGCCCCTGCTTCGGCCGTCACACGCCCCTTGCGGCGCTCGCCGCCCGTCTTGAAGGGGCCGGGGCACGCCCGGCTATAATGTCCGGGAGCGGGCCGACCATCTTCGGCCTCTTCGCTGGCCGGGCGGAGGCGAGGCGCGCGTCGCGGGGCCTGGGGGAGCGGGGGGCGGTGGAGGTCTTCGTCGTGCGGACACTGCAGCGGTTGCCGGGGGTCTCGCCATGGAAATCACGGACGTCCGCGTCTTCCCGGTCAACGAGGACAAGCTCAAGGCGTACGTGA
- a CDS encoding AAA family ATPase produces MTVSDHIRSQFLTRVVVRNFRSIGGCDVSLDPLTFLVGPNGSGKSNFLDALRLIADSLRTSLDHALRDRGGINEVRRRSSGHPTNFGIRLEFRLSDGLFGAYAFEVGAQRGSYEITKEECTTGHARYVVRSGEVVVAPSEVFPPASSDRLYLVNAAGLPAFRPVFDALSRMGFYSLNPDHVRALQPPDKGDILARDGSNLASVLERLEKSSPQVKTRVEEYLRMVVPGIEGVSRVAAGHMETLQFRQSIAGAKDPWRFPAINMSDGTLRALGLLVALFQSNGSGRVPLVGIEEPEVALHPAAAGVLRDALRDASRHTQVLVTSHSPELLDDPSIPDEAIIAVASDHGRTRMARLDDAGRSALRERLYTAGELLRVDQLRPDETAVPSESQLHLFESDGR; encoded by the coding sequence ATGACTGTTTCCGATCACATCAGATCTCAGTTTCTCACTCGTGTGGTCGTCCGTAACTTCCGAAGCATCGGAGGATGCGACGTCAGTCTCGACCCCTTGACTTTCTTGGTCGGGCCGAACGGCTCAGGGAAGAGCAACTTCCTTGATGCGCTGCGCCTGATCGCGGACTCCTTGCGCACTTCACTCGATCATGCGCTCCGTGACCGCGGAGGCATCAATGAGGTGAGGCGGCGCTCAAGTGGCCACCCAACCAACTTTGGAATTAGGCTGGAGTTTCGGCTGAGCGACGGCCTATTCGGCGCCTATGCTTTTGAAGTGGGCGCTCAGCGTGGCTCGTACGAGATTACAAAAGAGGAATGCACAACTGGCCACGCAAGGTACGTCGTAAGGTCAGGCGAGGTGGTCGTTGCCCCCTCGGAAGTCTTTCCCCCCGCTTCAAGCGATCGTCTTTACCTCGTAAACGCCGCTGGATTGCCCGCATTTCGGCCCGTGTTCGATGCACTTTCCCGAATGGGCTTCTATAGTCTGAACCCTGATCACGTTCGCGCGCTGCAGCCCCCGGACAAGGGAGACATCCTGGCGCGAGATGGAAGTAATCTCGCGAGCGTTCTCGAACGATTGGAGAAGAGCTCTCCTCAGGTAAAGACCCGTGTCGAGGAGTACCTTCGAATGGTCGTGCCCGGCATCGAAGGGGTCAGCCGGGTCGCGGCGGGCCACATGGAAACTCTGCAGTTTCGTCAGTCCATCGCTGGAGCAAAGGACCCATGGCGGTTTCCTGCCATCAACATGTCAGATGGCACCCTGCGCGCCCTCGGGCTGTTGGTGGCTCTCTTCCAGTCAAATGGTTCAGGGCGTGTGCCGCTGGTCGGGATCGAGGAACCTGAGGTGGCACTACATCCAGCCGCTGCTGGAGTGTTGCGCGACGCACTACGAGACGCAAGCCGACATACCCAGGTTCTGGTAACCAGCCACAGTCCGGAACTCCTTGATGACCCGAGCATTCCAGACGAAGCTATTATCGCGGTAGCCTCCGACCATGGCCGAACGAGAATGGCTCGTTTGGACGATGCTGGGCGTTCCGCGCTGCGGGAGCGTCTGTACACTGCGGGCGAACTCCTCCGCGTGGACCAGCTAAGACCGGACGAAACCGCTGTCCCGAGCGAGAGTCAGCTGCACCTTTTCGAATCGGACGGACGATGA
- a CDS encoding DUF4276 family protein, with protein sequence MRLGIIVEGHGDESAAPVLIRRILGRERPALSVQLIPFRLARTRMLKSRELERAVDFLARRVGLEGSILVLLDADDDCPAILGDTLTNIARTARPDLRIAVVAAVREYEAWFLGSVLSLRGQRGLSTEAVPPADPESIRGAKEWLGARMQNGYSETLDQPAFSALLDLDLTGKLPSFGKLVREVCRLADRSA encoded by the coding sequence ATGCGACTCGGGATCATCGTCGAGGGACACGGAGACGAATCAGCGGCACCCGTGCTGATTCGGAGAATTCTCGGCAGGGAACGTCCCGCCCTAAGTGTCCAGTTGATTCCGTTTCGACTCGCTCGCACTCGCATGCTGAAGAGCAGGGAACTCGAACGTGCCGTCGATTTTCTCGCCCGGCGGGTTGGACTAGAGGGGTCTATTCTCGTGCTGCTGGATGCCGACGACGACTGCCCAGCTATCCTTGGCGACACGCTTACCAACATAGCTCGCACTGCGCGGCCGGACCTGAGAATTGCGGTAGTCGCAGCAGTTCGTGAGTACGAAGCTTGGTTCTTGGGTTCCGTGCTCTCCCTGCGCGGGCAGCGAGGCCTGTCTACAGAGGCCGTGCCGCCTGCTGATCCGGAATCCATCAGAGGGGCTAAGGAATGGCTCGGCGCGCGAATGCAGAACGGATACTCAGAAACGCTGGACCAACCCGCGTTCAGCGCTCTCTTGGATCTCGACTTGACGGGGAAGCTTCCATCCTTCGGTAAGCTGGTAAGAGAAGTATGCCGACTGGCCGACCGGTCGGCCTGA
- a CDS encoding aminoacyl-tRNA deacylase, which yields MSHKTNAARLLEKLGLPYQLKTYPPEPDDLSPERLSRELSLPPEQIFKTLVVRGERTGVMFAVIPLALRLDLKALARLAGDKGVDVVPLKEVQPLTGYVRGGVTALAARKDYPVFVDETIELFDVISVSAGAKGEQLLVAPSDYLRATQARVGALAVGD from the coding sequence GTGAGCCACAAGACCAACGCCGCGCGCCTCCTGGAGAAGCTGGGGCTGCCCTACCAGCTCAAGACCTATCCGCCCGAGCCCGACGACCTCTCCCCCGAGCGGCTCTCCCGCGAGCTCTCGCTGCCCCCCGAGCAGATCTTCAAGACGCTGGTGGTGCGCGGCGAGCGCACCGGGGTGATGTTCGCGGTCATCCCGCTCGCGCTCCGGCTCGACCTCAAGGCGCTCGCCCGCCTGGCCGGCGACAAGGGGGTGGACGTGGTGCCGCTCAAGGAGGTCCAGCCGCTCACCGGCTACGTGCGCGGCGGCGTCACCGCCCTCGCCGCCAGGAAGGACTACCCGGTGTTCGTGGACGAGACCATCGAGCTCTTCGACGTGATCAGCGTCTCCGCCGGCGCGAAGGGGGAGCAGCTCCTCGTCGCGCCGAGCGACTATCTCCGGGCGACCCAGGCCAGGGTGGGCGCCCTCGCCGTGGGCGACTGA
- a CDS encoding uracil phosphoribosyltransferase: MPDHLYEKIPYRTPEIEHRYGPNVHLLADPFLLTQLATLCAKGTVQPTINRLVAQLYGELFKVVLNNEFPRRMVNVPTRMIESAPQAVFHGENIDPTTRVVTVNIARAGALPSQTVYDLANMTLQPEQVRQDHIIMSRMLGDGQQVVGSGIGGAKIGGDVHDAFLLFPDPMGATGGSLDVAIDTYKHKVEGTPRRIVNMHLIVTPEYLKTMTTKHPDVMVYAIRLDRGLSPAEVLATVPGTRWAEERGLDDHQYIVPGGGGFGEIMNNAYV; the protein is encoded by the coding sequence TTGCCCGACCACCTGTACGAGAAGATCCCCTACCGCACGCCCGAGATCGAGCACCGCTACGGTCCGAACGTCCACCTGCTCGCGGATCCGTTCCTGCTGACGCAGCTCGCGACGCTCTGCGCGAAGGGCACGGTCCAGCCGACCATCAACCGCCTCGTGGCGCAGCTCTACGGCGAGCTCTTCAAGGTGGTGCTCAACAACGAGTTCCCGCGGCGGATGGTCAACGTCCCGACCCGCATGATCGAGAGCGCGCCGCAGGCGGTCTTCCACGGCGAGAACATCGACCCCACCACCCGCGTGGTCACGGTCAACATCGCCCGCGCCGGCGCCCTCCCCTCGCAGACGGTCTACGACCTCGCCAACATGACGCTCCAGCCGGAGCAGGTGCGGCAGGACCACATCATCATGAGCCGCATGCTGGGCGACGGGCAGCAGGTGGTCGGCTCGGGGATCGGCGGCGCCAAGATCGGCGGCGACGTCCACGACGCCTTCCTCCTCTTCCCCGACCCGATGGGCGCGACCGGCGGCTCGCTCGACGTCGCCATCGACACCTACAAGCACAAGGTGGAGGGGACGCCGCGGCGCATCGTCAACATGCACCTCATCGTCACCCCCGAGTACCTGAAGACGATGACCACCAAGCACCCCGACGTGATGGTCTACGCCATCCGGCTCGACCGCGGCCTCTCGCCGGCCGAGGTGCTCGCCACGGTGCCGGGCACCCGCTGGGCCGAGGAGCGCGGGCTCGACGACCACCAGTACATCGTCCCGGGCGGCGGCGGCTTCGGGGAGATCATGAACAATGCCTACGTCTAG
- the hpt gene encoding hypoxanthine phosphoribosyltransferase: MPTSREGPFRVETLLSAEQIQARIQEMGAQITRDYQGKDLALVAVLKGSYVFLADLARAIDLPLTIDFMGISSYVGTKSTGVVRVTSDLNRPIEGLDVLLVEDIIDTGLTMQYLLENLGTRRPASLKLAAFLEKPSRAKVKIPIDYKGFVVEDQFLVGYGLDVDGKLRNLPYVGVLRGGL, from the coding sequence ATGCCTACGTCTAGGGAAGGGCCGTTCCGCGTCGAGACGCTCCTGTCCGCGGAGCAGATCCAGGCGCGCATCCAGGAGATGGGCGCGCAGATCACGCGCGACTACCAGGGCAAGGACCTCGCGCTGGTGGCGGTGCTGAAGGGGAGCTACGTCTTCCTCGCCGACCTGGCGCGCGCCATCGACCTGCCGCTCACCATCGACTTCATGGGCATCAGCTCCTACGTGGGCACCAAGTCCACCGGCGTGGTGCGGGTGACCTCCGACCTCAACCGGCCGATCGAGGGGCTCGACGTGCTGCTCGTCGAGGACATCATCGACACGGGGCTCACCATGCAGTACCTGCTCGAGAACCTCGGCACCCGCCGCCCCGCGAGCCTCAAGCTCGCCGCCTTCCTCGAGAAGCCGTCGCGGGCCAAGGTGAAGATCCCCATCGACTACAAGGGCTTCGTCGTCGAGGACCAGTTCCTCGTGGGCTACGGGCTCGACGTGGACGGCAAGCTGCGCAACCTGCCCTACGTGGGCGTCCTCCGCGGGGGGCTCTAG
- a CDS encoding VOC family protein, which yields MPAPPTLGLRHVALRFADLPAAEAFFVDVLGYEVEWRPDPQNVYLRRAGDNVALHRMDRPASPSEAAAGLLDHVGLLVGRPADVDAWADWLAARGARLLAGPRTHRDGARSLYVSGPEGLVVQVIHHPPIAPP from the coding sequence ATGCCCGCGCCCCCCACCCTGGGCCTGCGCCACGTCGCCCTGCGCTTCGCCGATCTGCCCGCCGCCGAGGCCTTCTTCGTGGACGTGCTCGGCTACGAGGTGGAGTGGCGGCCCGATCCCCAGAACGTCTACCTGCGCCGCGCCGGCGACAACGTGGCGCTGCACCGGATGGACCGTCCCGCGAGCCCGTCGGAGGCCGCGGCGGGGCTGCTGGACCACGTCGGCCTCCTGGTGGGCCGGCCGGCCGACGTGGACGCCTGGGCCGACTGGCTCGCCGCGCGCGGCGCCCGCCTCCTCGCCGGTCCGCGCACGCACCGCGACGGGGCGCGTTCACTCTACGTCTCGGGTCCGGAGGGGCTCGTGGTGCAGGTCATCCACCACCCGCCCATCGCCCCGCCCTGA